In Legionella israelensis, the genomic window TTAAGATTCTATGATTAAGATGGACAGAATAGCAATAGAGCTGCTCTGCTTTTTGTTCCCAGCCTTCATCCCACTCATGAAGTAAAAAACCCAAAGGCATTTCAGGAGAAATGCTTCGGCTCAGCGCCAGAGCCTCCCAATCAAAGCTTGAAACAAGAGGTAAATCCTTATTTTGAGGCCAGTAACGATTGATATGACTTAGCACTGTGATCGTGGTTTGCTTGCTGGTTCCAGGATAAGGTTTGATTTCAATGTTTGCCTGGACCTCGGAAAATGCCAGCCATTTTAAAACATCACGGAAATGAGGAATTTTTTCGTGACGAAATCGCCTTGAAAACCATTTCCCAGCATCAAGGCTTTCAAGATAACTGGACTCTGCAAGTCCAAATTGGCCGCGACCGTTGGTTGTTCGCTTTAGATTTTCATCATGAAACACGAATGGTTCCCCATCGACACTGCACATCACATCAAATTCAATCATGCGACAACCCAAGGCAAGCGCTTTATTAAATGCGGCCATGGTATTTTCCGGAGCATAACCTGAAGCTCCGCGGTGCCCTATAACTTTTTGCGATAAAAACAAATTAATCCTCCGTCGTACGGTTGGAGGCTACGACAACCATGGCTGTCATGATTAATTCATTACTGACGCTTACCTGTGGCGCGGGTGTAGCTGCCATGACCATTGCATTCATTTCACGAGCCTGAAAGGCTTTGGGTTGTATGGGTTGATCGCCTTCCATAAAAATGAGCTGTGACAGACTGTAATTTTGACCTGGGTAATTTTTATTAATGCGCTTAAGTTCATTATTGATTTGCTGATACAGTTGTTCACGTATTTTTCCGCGTACATTTTGTATTTCTTCAAGGCTTGGTTTAAATTCGACATTAGCAATACTGTAATTTGCACCGGGCTTGCTCACTGATTTGGCATTATTATAAACATCCGTTAAAGCCTCTTGTGGAACTCGTGCTTGAGCATTGACCGTCAATTTTTCAAGTCCGGAACTATCCTGGGAGCGATCAAATCTTGTTAACTGCCAATCACCCTGGGCTATTTTATTTAAACTGCTCATGATATCAGCACGTGCTTTGACCAAATCTGCACTGGACAGCGTGGCGTTGATATCAACACTTAATAAAGCCGTTTGAGTCGTGACCCACTGCTTGGCGGATATTTGAAAAATAATTTTATCCAGAGGTATGTCAGACTTGTTTCCAGCATGGGCCAATGGTATCAGTATCAGGCACATCAATATTAAGGCTATTTTTTTCATCATATCTCCGGTTGATTGACGGATTTCATTCTTAACGCCATAGTATGAGCAAAAATGAGGCCCGTATCAACTTATTAGACGAACATTGATTTATTGATTTAATGATAGAAAAAGTCTATAACTTTAACCAAAAATATTTTCTGTCTGGAGTGTTTCTCATGATGTCTTTCGATAATAAAAAGAACCCCGTCGATTTTATGGATAGCCATGATTTCCTCGATTATGCCATGGAAAGAGGATTTGGTGATTTGCATTTCAAAGTCGACAGTGAACTGGGCATGAAAGCTATTATTGCAATTCACAGCACCAAGCTGGGCCCTGCACTGGGAGGATGTCGTTTTATTGAATATCCGAATACGATGGCTGCTCTTAAGGATGCCATGCGACTTGCCCGCGGTATGAGTTATAAAGCAGCTTCTGTTAATTTACCCCTGGGGGGTGGAAAGGCAGTGATTATCAAGCCGCAGAGGAGCTTTGATCGCGCCAGCTACATGCATGCTTTCGGCAAATTTGTGAATGAGCTGAACGGCCGTTATATCACAGCTCTGGATAGCGGTACTGAATTGGCCGATATGGACATTATTGCTGAGCATACTTCTTATGTGGCCAGTCTTTCCAAATCTAACGGGGATCCCTCTCCCTATACAGCCTTGGGTGTGTTGCGCGGCATACAGGCGGCTGTGGCTTTCAAGTTAGGAAAAGATAGCCTGAAAGGTCTTCATGTGGCTGTTCAAGGGCTTGGACATGTCGGCTATCAGTTATGTCGATTGCTGTCTGAAGAAGGTGCAAAACTGAGTATTTACGATGTTAACCCGGCGGTGGTGAGTAAAGCGGTCGAAGAGATGGGCGCTCAGGCTGTAAATGCGGATCAGATTTATAAAATTCCCTGCGATGTTTTTTCTCCCTGTGCGCTTGGAGCTGTGATCAATGATATGAGTATTAATCAACTGCAAACATCGATCATTGCTGGAGCTGCTAATAATCAGCTTGCTCATGCCTCTCATGGTAAGCTGCTTCATGAAAAGGGCATTCTTTTTGCCGTTGACTATGTGTTGAATGCGGGAGGACTCATTTACGCTGCCAGCAAGTATTTAAATACCACAATTCGGAATGTAAATGAACAAATTGATGGGATATATACTTCCTTAATGGAAATTTTTCATCGTTCTGCACAAGAAAACTTGCCAACCAGTGAAATTGCCGATACCTTGGCTCAGGAGAAATTAGCATAAGGTAATGAGACGTGAAGCACTTATCCCTTACACCAGAGTTGTATGATTACATGCTTGATGTTTCCCTGCGCGAACATCCTGTTTTACACGAGTTAAGAGAAGAGACTTCTCGTTTGCCCTTGGCGGCCATGCAGGTGGCGCCTGAGCAGGCTCAGTTTATGCAAATGTTGTTGCAAATCCTTAAAGCCAGATACGTTTTAGAATTAGGCACTTTTACCGGTTATTCTGCCTTGGCGATGGCACTGACTTTACCTGAAGACGGAAAGCTGATTACCTGTGATATCAGTGAAGAATGGACAAGCCATGCCTATCCTTTCTGGAAAAAAGCGGGTCAGGATAAAAAAATTCATTTGCGTCTTGGGAAAGCGCTTGATTCAATGAATCTTTTGCTTGAAGAAGGATGGCAGCACGGTTTTGATTTTATATTTATTGATGCCGACAAAACCAATTACACCCAATATTATGAGTTAGCTTTGAAACTCATTCAACCAGATGGTCTGATAGCCATCGATAATATTTTTTGGGGCGGTAAGGTGATTGACGAAAATGAAACAGGGGGGCAGACTCGGGAAATACGAAAGCTCAATCAGCTGATTAAGTGTGATGATCGTGTTTCAGTCAGTCTGCTTGCCATTGCAGATGGATTGTTTCTGTTGAAACCAAAGAAAAAATGAATTCTCTGAGGATATCCATGATAATGATGGATTGTTTTTTATCTAAGGCCATTTTACCTGGAGTTAATGGATAGAAGAAATATATGTCTTGAGAAAAGACAGCCCGAAAAATGTCCTGTTTTTCAAATATATGAAAAAGGAGTGCCTCATGTACAAGTCAATGAATGAAAATCCCTGCCAGTTGGATGGATTTGCTTTTTTAGAGTTTTCCGGCCCGGATAAACATCAGCTCCATCAACAATTCAAGAAAATGGGGTTTTCTATTGCAGCTAAACACCAACAGCTGGATATTGTCATATATCAGCAAGGAGACATTCAATTTATTGTCAATGCCGAGCCAAACTGCCAGGCTGCCTCGCATGCCAAAACGCACGGGGCAGGGGCTTGTGCAATGGGCTTTCGCACAAAGAATGCAGCAAAGGCTTATCAGCACGCCATAGAGCAAGGGGCTGAACCTTTTGAAGAAAAATCGCCGGAAAATCATGGTTTATTGGCCATTAAGGCAATAGGTGGTAGTGTCATTTATTTTGTTGATGATGCCTCTACTCCTTTTGCAGGGCAGTGGAATGAAACAACCCTTTCTGATTTCAAAGGCAGTGGTCTTAAAGCCATCGATCACCTTACACATAATGTCTTTCGCGGTAATATGGATAAATGGGCTGAATTTTATGAGTCCATCTTTAATTTTCAGGAAATTCGTTTTTTTAATATTAAGGGTAAAATGACCGGGCTTGTCAGCCGGGCATTATCAAGTCCTTGCGGTAAAATAAAAATTCCCTTGAATGAGTCCAAAGATAACCAGTCGCAAATTGAAGAATTTCTTCATGAATATAAAGGCGAAGGCATTCAACACATTGCTTTAAACTGTGAGGATATTTACAGTACTATCCAGCAGTTGAGAGAGCAGGGTGTTGATTTCTTGGATGTTCCTGATACGTATTATGAAATGATTAATGCCCGAATACCCTGGCATCATGAATCGCTGGAACAACTTCAACAGCAACGTATCTTGATTGATGGTGAAAGCGAACCTTCCAGCGGATTGTTATTACAGATTTTTACCGAAAATATTTTCGGTCCTGTATTTTTTGAAATCATTCAACGCAAGGGAAATGAAGGTTTTGGTGAA contains:
- a CDS encoding Leu/Phe/Val dehydrogenase: MMSFDNKKNPVDFMDSHDFLDYAMERGFGDLHFKVDSELGMKAIIAIHSTKLGPALGGCRFIEYPNTMAALKDAMRLARGMSYKAASVNLPLGGGKAVIIKPQRSFDRASYMHAFGKFVNELNGRYITALDSGTELADMDIIAEHTSYVASLSKSNGDPSPYTALGVLRGIQAAVAFKLGKDSLKGLHVAVQGLGHVGYQLCRLLSEEGAKLSIYDVNPAVVSKAVEEMGAQAVNADQIYKIPCDVFSPCALGAVINDMSINQLQTSIIAGAANNQLAHASHGKLLHEKGILFAVDYVLNAGGLIYAASKYLNTTIRNVNEQIDGIYTSLMEIFHRSAQENLPTSEIADTLAQEKLA
- a CDS encoding class I SAM-dependent methyltransferase; the encoded protein is MKHLSLTPELYDYMLDVSLREHPVLHELREETSRLPLAAMQVAPEQAQFMQMLLQILKARYVLELGTFTGYSALAMALTLPEDGKLITCDISEEWTSHAYPFWKKAGQDKKIHLRLGKALDSMNLLLEEGWQHGFDFIFIDADKTNYTQYYELALKLIQPDGLIAIDNIFWGGKVIDENETGGQTREIRKLNQLIKCDDRVSVSLLAIADGLFLLKPKKK
- a CDS encoding glycerophosphoryl diester phosphodiesterase — translated: MAAFNKALALGCRMIEFDVMCSVDGEPFVFHDENLKRTTNGRGQFGLAESSYLESLDAGKWFSRRFRHEKIPHFRDVLKWLAFSEVQANIEIKPYPGTSKQTTITVLSHINRYWPQNKDLPLVSSFDWEALALSRSISPEMPLGFLLHEWDEGWEQKAEQLYCYSVHLNHRILTEERVKTIKNHGYRVFSYTVNRKRLANKLFNWGVDAIFSDYPDLLI
- the hppD gene encoding 4-hydroxyphenylpyruvate dioxygenase translates to MYKSMNENPCQLDGFAFLEFSGPDKHQLHQQFKKMGFSIAAKHQQLDIVIYQQGDIQFIVNAEPNCQAASHAKTHGAGACAMGFRTKNAAKAYQHAIEQGAEPFEEKSPENHGLLAIKAIGGSVIYFVDDASTPFAGQWNETTLSDFKGSGLKAIDHLTHNVFRGNMDKWAEFYESIFNFQEIRFFNIKGKMTGLVSRALSSPCGKIKIPLNESKDNQSQIEEFLHEYKGEGIQHIALNCEDIYSTIQQLREQGVDFLDVPDTYYEMINARIPWHHESLEQLQQQRILIDGESEPSSGLLLQIFTENIFGPVFFEIIQRKGNEGFGEGNFQALFEAIERDQIKRGTLNESAWEDV